The Peribacillus sp. FSL P2-0133 genome has a segment encoding these proteins:
- a CDS encoding methyl-accepting chemotaxis protein gives MRFSKLNPKKSLLAKLFLFYIIPIVLFAGAMGLCFSYITNKMINENVLPQFDDRLSENAHSLAASLNPTLINKASERGEEIRRKLDAFVEDKKGIEYVYVLKRENDADMIVALNGSEDYMVESPFTPEQAKSINGNEDVLSEIYKDKWGTHKSYFTPIKGTGAIAGIDMDAKFIDELKSTMIFYNILFLASAVILGVLCAVVIGKKISGPVNELVGYTNEMAKGDLSKSIHVGRQDEIGDLSNGFEDMRLSLARIIQNVREHAQTMNQTTVSIQQSFEEMVESYGQIVTGTTEEAKASEERAHHIDRISNMISDLTDTIRLMNEQTNEMNEFTLHTNTLAEQGSKQVQDVTSQMDKIMENGQANKANLVSLEEDVVKINEVIGLIRVIASQTNLLSLNASIEAARAGDAGRGFAVVAQEVQKLAVQTDESIDIISESIMRINEQTAKVIQNNDESFQDILNGVSLVENNGEIFNKIFESLEKLLKGTERLAAHSKKINESSDESLASIQEIAAISEEGVATTEQISAAAIQQSTIMTGLKEQNEDLAKESAILEEMVEKFITEK, from the coding sequence ATGAGATTTTCAAAGCTTAATCCTAAAAAATCTTTGCTGGCAAAACTATTCTTGTTTTATATTATTCCTATCGTACTTTTCGCAGGGGCCATGGGTCTTTGCTTTTCCTATATTACTAATAAAATGATCAATGAGAATGTCCTTCCGCAATTCGATGATCGCCTTTCTGAAAATGCCCACAGTTTAGCAGCGAGCCTCAATCCCACTTTGATAAACAAAGCTTCCGAACGGGGCGAAGAGATTAGGCGGAAACTAGATGCCTTTGTTGAAGATAAAAAGGGAATTGAATATGTTTATGTGTTGAAGCGGGAGAATGATGCCGACATGATTGTAGCCTTGAACGGCAGCGAGGACTACATGGTGGAATCCCCTTTCACGCCGGAACAGGCAAAATCGATAAATGGAAACGAAGACGTATTAAGTGAAATATATAAAGATAAGTGGGGTACACACAAGTCGTACTTTACGCCAATCAAAGGGACGGGCGCGATTGCCGGAATCGATATGGATGCAAAATTCATTGATGAATTAAAAAGCACAATGATATTCTATAATATCTTATTTCTTGCAAGTGCCGTTATATTAGGTGTGCTATGCGCCGTTGTCATCGGGAAAAAGATTTCGGGACCCGTCAATGAACTTGTTGGTTACACGAATGAAATGGCAAAAGGGGACTTAAGTAAATCGATTCACGTTGGTAGACAGGATGAGATTGGCGATCTTTCAAATGGATTCGAAGATATGAGGTTAAGTTTGGCCCGTATTATCCAGAATGTCCGTGAACACGCCCAAACGATGAATCAAACGACAGTGTCCATTCAGCAATCCTTTGAGGAGATGGTGGAATCCTATGGCCAGATAGTGACGGGGACAACGGAAGAAGCAAAAGCTTCAGAAGAACGTGCCCATCATATTGACCGAATTTCCAATATGATCAGTGACTTAACGGACACAATCCGTTTAATGAACGAACAAACGAATGAAATGAATGAATTTACCTTGCATACCAATACACTTGCTGAACAAGGAAGTAAACAAGTGCAAGATGTAACGAGCCAGATGGATAAAATCATGGAAAATGGCCAAGCGAATAAAGCCAATTTGGTGAGCCTGGAAGAGGATGTAGTGAAGATAAATGAAGTGATTGGCTTAATAAGGGTGATTGCTTCTCAAACGAACCTGCTATCCCTGAATGCTTCCATTGAAGCGGCACGGGCGGGTGATGCCGGCAGAGGTTTTGCCGTAGTGGCTCAAGAGGTGCAAAAATTGGCTGTGCAAACAGATGAATCCATCGATATCATTTCAGAATCCATTATGCGGATTAATGAACAAACAGCCAAAGTCATCCAAAATAATGATGAGAGTTTTCAGGATATATTAAATGGTGTTTCCTTAGTGGAAAACAATGGCGAGATTTTCAATAAGATATTTGAATCCTTAGAGAAATTACTGAAAGGCACGGAACGATTAGCCGCACATTCGAAAAAAATCAATGAGTCTTCGGATGAAAGCCTGGCATCCATTCAGGAAATTGCGGCGATTTCAGAAGAAGGAGTCGCAACAACGGAGCAAATCTCGGCAGCTGCAATTCAACAAAGCACCATAATGACTGGATTGAAGGAACAAAATGAAGATTTAGCAAAAGAATCGGCCATTTTAGAAGAAATGGTAGAAAAGTTCATTACCGAAAAATAA
- a CDS encoding ATP-grasp domain-containing protein, translated as MIILNESIVSPILLKVLEEQQIPVLEQGQWGVALTSEKLNIQKDTEFFKSMEMDKRILTNSENGITLLGHFQPNSNEYIWSKLLKDKSQVRNLTKSLYPDFYFQDIDLSIISDLDKNQIPFPAVIKPNIGYSSVGVHKVNNEQDWDIAVNQLKADLLHSDGLYDSEVVGSQTVLIEEWIQGEEYAIDGYYNQDGEPVILNIFKRLFKDDYDTSDRIYYTSKLAINEIYHDALKFMKNIQTVLPLRNYPVHFEIRKKENRVIPIEINPLRFAGAGTTDLGYHAYGMNMYEHYFSGTKPDWNRILEEMDDHIYSFFFAEVPLEINPEDVSCIDHDGLRHEFEHVLEYRQLPFQNDRSMAIIFYRSEDLDENLQLLHLDLIPYLTIKHLVFI; from the coding sequence ATGATTATTTTGAATGAGTCCATTGTGTCGCCAATTCTTCTAAAGGTGTTGGAGGAACAGCAAATTCCAGTGCTGGAACAAGGGCAATGGGGAGTCGCATTAACATCAGAAAAGCTAAACATTCAAAAAGATACCGAATTTTTCAAGTCCATGGAAATGGACAAAAGAATTCTTACAAACTCTGAAAATGGCATAACATTATTAGGTCATTTCCAACCGAATAGCAATGAATACATTTGGTCAAAGTTATTGAAGGATAAGAGTCAGGTGCGAAATTTGACGAAATCTTTATATCCCGATTTCTATTTCCAAGATATTGATTTATCCATAATAAGTGACCTGGATAAAAATCAAATACCGTTTCCGGCAGTTATCAAACCCAATATTGGCTATTCGAGTGTAGGGGTCCACAAAGTCAATAATGAGCAGGATTGGGATATAGCCGTGAACCAGCTTAAAGCGGATTTACTTCATTCGGATGGATTATATGATTCAGAAGTGGTCGGTTCCCAGACCGTTTTAATAGAAGAGTGGATTCAGGGTGAAGAGTATGCCATTGATGGCTATTACAATCAAGATGGTGAACCGGTCATTTTGAATATCTTCAAACGATTATTCAAGGATGATTACGATACTTCCGATCGAATTTATTATACTTCGAAGTTGGCCATTAACGAAATCTATCATGATGCACTAAAGTTCATGAAGAATATTCAAACGGTCCTTCCACTTAGGAATTACCCTGTACACTTTGAAATTCGCAAAAAGGAAAACCGGGTGATACCCATTGAAATCAATCCCCTGCGTTTTGCTGGGGCGGGTACAACGGATCTAGGTTACCATGCCTATGGAATGAATATGTATGAACACTATTTTTCAGGAACGAAACCTGATTGGAATCGGATATTGGAAGAGATGGACGATCATATATATAGCTTTTTCTTTGCAGAGGTACCACTGGAAATAAATCCGGAAGATGTTTCATGTATTGATCATGATGGACTTCGTCATGAATTCGAACATGTTTTGGAATATAGGCAGCTTCCTTTTCAAAATGACCGGAGCATGGCAATCATCTTTTATAGAAGTGAGGATTTGGATGAAAATCTCCAATTGCTCCATTTGGACTTAATACCATATTTGACTATAAAACACCTGGTTTTCATCTAA